CCTTGTTGTGGTCGGGCCCCGTGGCGGCGATCTCGTAGCGCGGGGCCGGTGCGCCGCGCTCGGCCGCCGCCTCCTGCAGGCTCGTCTTGGGGTCCATCGAGACGCCGAAGCGCAGCGGATCGGCACGCAGCGGCGCGATCAGGCGCAGCACGAGATCGCGGGCCTCGTCGGGCCCGGTGCCGAGGTAGACGGCTCCGATGATGGCCTCGACGGTGTCGGCGAGGATCGACGCCTTGTCGCGACCGCCGGTCAGCTCCTCGCCGCGACCGAGTCGGAGGTGCTCGCCGAGCCCGATGCCGCGGGCGATCTCGGCGAGGGCCACCGTCGAGACGAGGCTCGCGCGCCGCTTCGCCAGATCGCCCTCGGAGAGCGCCGGGTACTCGGTGTAGAGCATGACCGTCACGGCCTGCCCGAGGATCGAGTCGCCGAGGAACTCGAGGCGCTCGTTGTGCGGGAGTCCGCCGTGCTCGAAAGCGAACGACCGGTGCGTCAGGGCGAGCTCGAAGAGCTCACCGTCGAGGCTCACGCCGAGCGTGGCCTCCAGACGCGACCGGTCGTCGCTGGAGTGTGTTGCGGGGGTCTGGTTCACCATGGACCGCACGACTCGCACCGACGAGCGGTGCGATGCCGAATCAGACGTCGGCGACCTTGCGGCCCTTGTACTCGAGGAACAGCGCGGTGCCCGCAGCGTCCTCGACGACCTTGGCGCGGTGGGGGAGGCTGTAGACGACCTTGCCGTTGGGCTCGATGGTCTTGACGAGCGCGGGAGCCGTGGCCTTCCACTGCGAGCGGCGCATGTGGGTGTTCGCGCGGGACTTCTTCCTCTTGGGAACAGCCATGATTCTCTCTTCTCTACCTCTGGTTGGATTCGGTGCGGGCACTCTCGCCCGCGCCGTTGTCTGTGGTCGTGCCCGTGACGGACGCGCTGTCTGCGGAAGCTCCGGGCGCTGCGGCCCCACCGGACCCCGCGTCTCCCAGCCCGGCGAGCGCGGCCCACCGGGAGTCGCGCGGTGCCTCGGGCTCGGGCACGGAGGATTCGGCCAGCCGCTCCCCCGTGACGGGGTCGAGGCCCGGACAATCCGGCCGGCACACCGGCTGGAACGGCAGCGACAGAACCACCGCATCCCTGACCAGAGGTTCAAGATCCACGTGGTCGTCGTGAACCTCATAGTCGAAAGCTTCGTCAGAAGAGTACGCGAAAAGTTCCTGGAACTCGACATCGACAGGCAGGGAGATGTCGGTGAGGCAGCGGCTGCACTCGCCGACGGCCTCGGCCGAGACCTCGACGGAGGCGAGGATGCCCTCGTGGACCGACTCGAGACGGATGTCGAGATCGAGCGCCGCGCCCTTGCGGACAGCGACGATCCCCTCGCCGAACTGCTCCGGCGCGTCGAGGTCGAGACGGTGCTCGCGCATCTCGCCCGGGCGGCCCAGGAGGTCGCGCACGTTCACGGTGAACGGCGTCTTCTTGAAAGTAGTCACAAGGGTCCAGCCTACTCCCCCGGATCGGCCTGCGGCCGGATGGTCCGCGATCCGCCCGGGCTCCGATCGGAGGGACTCGGCAGCACGATCTGCAGGTGCACGCACGGTCTGCAGGTGTTCGTACGATCTGCAGGAGCTTGTGCGATCTGCAGGAGTTCGGAGGCCGAGAGCGCTTCCATCCGCATCCTCGGCTCGAGAAGTGCGGTCATCACCTGCAGACCGCACCGGCACCTGCAGACCGCACCGTCGCGCGCGACCCGAACCCGCAGAAGCCGCGGCGGACACGAGCGTCCACCGCGGCTTCTGGAGGGCGCCCCGTCAGAGCGCCGGCGAGGAGGCGTCAGGCGCCGCCCTCCTCCAGGGTCACCTCGATCGGCTCGTAGTCGGCACCGCTGGTGTCGACGCCCTCGTCGGCGAGCTCCGCCAGCGCCTTCTCGACGTACTCGTTCGAGTAGGCGGTCGCGGGCGGGTCCTCGCTGATGATGGTCGCGCCGGTCTCGTTCGTCGTCTCCTTCGCGATGTCGACCGTCTGCTGCCAGGCGGCCTCGTCGATCACGCCGACGCCGCTCGTGGAGGGCCAGATCAGCTTGTTGACCTCGTTGGTCATCCAGAGCTGGTGGCTGGTGCCGAGCGTCGACCCGGCCGCGGTGACGATGTCGGCCGCCTCCTCCGGGTTGTCCTTCGCGTAGATCCAGCCCTTGATCGACGCCTTGATGAAGGCGACGGTCTGGTCGGCGTACGCGTCGTCGCTCTCGAGCTTGTCGGCGTCGGCCCAGATCGCGTCCTGGAGCATCGCGGTGCCGACGTCGTTCCAGTTGATGACGTCCAGGTCCTCGGGCTGGTACAGCTCTCCGGTGTCCGGGTTCACCGTCTCGAGCACCTGCGCGTACTCGTTGTAGGTCATCGCCTGCGCCGCGTCGATGTCGCCCGCGAGGAAGCCGTTCATGTCGAACTGCTGCTGGACGAGCGAGATGTCCTCGAGCGCGACTCCGTCCTTCTGCATGCCGGCGAAGAGCTCCCACTCGTTGCCGTAGCCCCAGCTGCCGACGGTCTTGCCCGACAGGTCGGCGGGAGACGTGATGCCCTTGTCCTTGAACGAGATCTGCGTGGTCGCGCTGCGCTCGAAGATCTGGGCGACGTCGGTGATGTTCGCGCCCTGCTCGATCGAGCCGAGCACCTTGGGCACCCACGAGATCGCGTAGTCGGCGTCTCCTGAGGCGAGGACGTCCTGCGGGACGATGTCGCCGCCGCCCTCGGCGATGGTCACGTCGAGGCCCTCGTCCTCGTAGTAGCCCTGGTCGACGGCGGCGTAGTAGCCGGCGAACTGGGCCTGGGCGACCCACTGCAGCTGCAGGGTCACGGGCGTGAGGTCTCCCGAGGAGCCGGAGCCCCCGGAATCGCCGCCGGATGCGCTGCAGCCGGTGAGTGCGAGGCCGACGACGGCGAAGCCCGCCGTCGTGGTCATCGCGATGCGTGTGCGTCTGTTCACTGTTCCTCCTGGTGCGGTGTGGTGCAGGACGTGCCCGCGAACGGGCGGTGCTGTGGAGCGGCGGTGCAGTGGAGCGGGTCGTGCGGGTGGGAGAGGAGTTCGCGGCCGAGGGATCAGCGCGCGCGACTGCGTCGGAGCGCGACGGCCTCGAGGCCGGCGGTGACGCAGTAGAAGAGGAGGCCGACGA
The genomic region above belongs to Rathayibacter sp. VKM Ac-2759 and contains:
- the rnc gene encoding ribonuclease III, encoding MVNQTPATHSSDDRSRLEATLGVSLDGELFELALTHRSFAFEHGGLPHNERLEFLGDSILGQAVTVMLYTEYPALSEGDLAKRRASLVSTVALAEIARGIGLGEHLRLGRGEELTGGRDKASILADTVEAIIGAVYLGTGPDEARDLVLRLIAPLRADPLRFGVSMDPKTSLQEAAAERGAPAPRYEIAATGPDHNKVFVATVIVGGLVTARGEGTSKKAAEMAAALDAWTRLAETAPGEAVRASAEG
- the rpmF gene encoding 50S ribosomal protein L32 is translated as MAVPKRKKSRANTHMRRSQWKATAPALVKTIEPNGKVVYSLPHRAKVVEDAAGTALFLEYKGRKVADV
- a CDS encoding YceD family protein translates to MREHRLDLDAPEQFGEGIVAVRKGAALDLDIRLESVHEGILASVEVSAEAVGECSRCLTDISLPVDVEFQELFAYSSDEAFDYEVHDDHVDLEPLVRDAVVLSLPFQPVCRPDCPGLDPVTGERLAESSVPEPEAPRDSRWAALAGLGDAGSGGAAAPGASADSASVTGTTTDNGAGESARTESNQR
- a CDS encoding ABC transporter substrate-binding protein; this encodes MNRRTRIAMTTTAGFAVVGLALTGCSASGGDSGGSGSSGDLTPVTLQLQWVAQAQFAGYYAAVDQGYYEDEGLDVTIAEGGGDIVPQDVLASGDADYAISWVPKVLGSIEQGANITDVAQIFERSATTQISFKDKGITSPADLSGKTVGSWGYGNEWELFAGMQKDGVALEDISLVQQQFDMNGFLAGDIDAAQAMTYNEYAQVLETVNPDTGELYQPEDLDVINWNDVGTAMLQDAIWADADKLESDDAYADQTVAFIKASIKGWIYAKDNPEEAADIVTAAGSTLGTSHQLWMTNEVNKLIWPSTSGVGVIDEAAWQQTVDIAKETTNETGATIISEDPPATAYSNEYVEKALAELADEGVDTSGADYEPIEVTLEEGGA